The nucleotide sequence CTTTCAAAATATCCAGGCCCAAGGCAATCACCTCTGCATCAGCCCGGGGGGAATGGGTGCCTAAAACTTCTATCCCCAACTGGTGAAATTGCCGATAACGGCCGGCTTGGGGACGTTCATAGCGAAACATCGGGCCGGTATACCAAAGGCGTTGGATTCCCCCCTGGGCCTGGAATCCATGCTCAATATAGGCCCGCACCACACTGGCTGTCCCCTCTGGCCGCAAGGTTAAGGAGCGTCCCCCCCGATCCTCAAAGGTGTACATTTCCTTACCAACAATATCCGTTGCTTCTCCAATCCCCCGTTGGAATAATTCAGTTTGCTCAAATAAGGGAGTACGAATTTCTTGAAACGCAGCTTGGTGAAGAATCTGTCGAGCTATGACTTCAATCTGCTGCCAATAGGGTACTTCTGTGGGCAGAATATCCCGTGTTCCCCGTGGAGCTTGCATTCCTGCCATAGCCTTATCCAAATACCAATTATCTTGTTCATGATCATTTCTCAGTCTAGCGAACTCCCATTAAATATTTACAGAGAATCTAAAAATCATCCGTTTCATAGCTTCATGATTAGACCTGACTGGAAGTCATCATTCTCTAGGCCAATGGCCCCACTCCCTCACAACTACCCTCTTCCCGGGGTTCTTTACTGCAAAGGCTTTGAAAGCACAATTTGACCAGGAAGCACAGTGGATTATCATTGAATATTAGAATGAAAAAACTTCATGACAATTGACTTGTTTCTATGGCATAATTGGTGATAGGAATTTAGCTGTAAATAAACGCAAAGATTGATAACTAGTTCCTATACAAACATTAAGAATCTCCAAAGCCCTAGTTATTGCAATTGGGGTCATTTAAGCTAATGCTTTATATAGATAGCCTACAAACTTGTGAGCACCCCGGAGAGCTTAATCCCTCTTCAGCTTTTTTATGTCATAGTTTATTTCTGTTGGTTGACAGGTTTAATTCTTGTCTGATTTTTATGGCTAATGATGATAGGAATGCTGGGCCTGGGAATGATCGCAAAACTGTAGGGTTGGATTTTGCTACGCACTACCTGTTGACGTACAGGTGACTAAACCAAGAGGAAGCTCATTTTATGTCCTACGCACAAAAAGCCCCCGGTAAAGCTGGGTATAAAGCCGGGGTGCAAGACTATCGGTTAACCTATTACACACCGGACTACACCCCCAAAGATACAGATATTTTGGCCGCGTTTCGGGTCACTCCCCAACCCGGTGTGCCCTACGAAGAAGCAGCGGCGGCGGTGGCGGCCGAATCTTCAACCGGGACTTGGACAACGGTGTGGACAGATTTACTCACTGACTTGGATCGTTACAAAGGTCGGTGCTACGACATTGAATCCGTTCCTGGTGAAGACAATCAATTCATTGCCTACATTGCCTATCCCCTGGATTTGTTTGAAGAAGGCTCTGTCACCAACCTCTTGACCTCCTTGGTCGGGAACGTTTTTGGCTTTAAAGCCCTGAAAGCCCTCCGTTTAGAAGACTTGCGGATTCCGGTGGCTTACCTGAAAACCTTCCAAGGCCCTCCCCACGGAATTCAAGTTGAGCGGGACAAAATTAACAAGTATGGTCGTCCCCTCTTGGGTTGTACGATTAAGCCGAAATTGGGCTTATCGGCCAAAAACTACGGTCGGGCCGTCTATGAGTGCCTCCGGGGTGGTTTAGACTTCACCAAAGACGACGAAAACATCAACTCCCAACCCTTCCAACGCTGGCGGGATCGCTTCCTGTTTGTGGCGGATGCGATTCATAAAGCCCAGGCCGAGACGGGAGAAGTCAAAGGTCACTACCTCAACGTTACCGCTGCCACCTGTGAAGAAATGCTGAAGCGGGCCGAGTTCGCTAAAGAACTGGAAATGCCGATCATTATGCATGACTTCTTGACCGGTGGGTTTACCGCCAACACAACCTTGGCCCACTGGTGCCGGGATAATGGGGTCTTGCTCCACATTCACCGGGCCATGCACGCCGTCATTGACCGCCAGAAAAACCACGGCATCCACTTCCGGGTCTTGGCCAAGTGCTTGCGGATGTCGGGCGGTGACCACATTCACACCGGAACCGTTGTCGGTAAATTAGAAGGCGACAAAGCCATTACTCTGGGTTTCATCGACCTGCTCCGGGAAAACTACATCGAGCAAGACCGTTCACGGGGTGTTTACTTTACCCAGGATTGGGCTTCTATGGGTGGGGTCATGGCCGTGGCTTCCGGTGGGATTCACGTTTGGCATATGCCGGCCTTGGTGGAAATCTTTGGCGATGATTCCGTCCTCCAGTTTGGTGGTGGAACCTTGGGTCACCCCTGGGGGAATGCTCCGGGTGCTACAGCCAACCGGGTTGCCTTAGAAGCTTGCGTCCAGGCCCGGAATGAAGGTCGTGACTTAATGCGCGAAGGTGGCGATATTATCCGGGAAGCCTGTAAGTGGTCGCCTGAATTGGCAGCGGCTTGCGAACTCTGGAAAGAAATCAAGTTTGAATTTGAGGCTGTGGATACCGTCTAAGCCAGAGTCATGGTAGTGGGAAGTAGAAAAAGTTGGTTATCCTATGCCCAATAACATCTGCTTCTCGCCCCTTGGTCTAGGTCAGTCTATGGATGTCAAACACGTTGCCAAAGAGACCGCCAAAACCCTGATTAGTTATCTAACTTACCAGGCCGTGCGGACTGTGATTGCCCAACTGGATGAAACAGACCCACCCCGGTCCCTCTGGCTCCAACGGTTTACGACCAAAGAACGGGTGCAAGATGGCGAACTCTACTTGCAAGACCTGTTTCAGGAAAAGCAAGACTTAGCCTTTCGGATTTTGACGGTGCGCGAGCACTTAGCGGATCAAGTTGCTGACTTTCTGCCCGAAATGTTACGGACTGGGATTCAAAAGGCTAATTTGCACCAACGCTGTCAACAACTGGAACGGATGACCCAAGTTGCTCCTGCCCCGGCCCCGCCTGAGGCATCCAGCCCGACTCCTGCCGATTTGACCGATTCAACCCATCAACCGAATTCTTAAACCTTTGAGGACATTGATAACATCATGAAAACATTACCCAAAGAGCGGCGTTACGAAACCTTCTCCTATTTGCCTCCCTTGAGCGATGCCCAGATTGCCCGCCAAATCCAGTACACCATCGACCAGGGCTATCACCCCTGTGTCGAATTTAACGAAAGCTCTGCCGCCGAAATTTACTACTGGACGATGTGGAAGTTGCCCTTATTTGATTGTTCTTCTCCCCAAGAAGTCTTGAATGAGGTTCAACAATGCCGCTCGGAATACCCCAACTGCTATATCCGGGTGGTCGCCTTTGACAACATCAAACAGTGCCAAGTCATGAGCTTTATTGTGCATAAACCCAATCAAAGTGGCAGTGGCTATCGCTACTAAAACTTGATTAATTTTGTCTCTCTAGCAAGTTATCCCTAGGGATGTCAGGATTAAAAAATAGATTAAATTTGGGGGTAGGTTGTCTTACCTCCTTTTTTTATTTTGAAGATTACACATTTATCCTTGTGTGGACTGGCATTCTTGGGACTAGTTTGGAGCAGTGCCAGGCCTGGGTTAGGAGCCGACAGGCGTTCGATTGATCTAACCGTTACCTGTGACATTTTAGTTGTGGGTGGGGGACTGGCCGGGGTGGCCGCAACTTATGAATCTCTTTTGGCTGGGAAAACGGTCTGTTTAACTGAGTTGACGGATTGGCTGGGAGGACAAATTTCGGCTCAGGGAACTGCGGCTCTAGATGAACGCCCCCGGCAACGAGAGTTACTCTACTTCTCCCGTGGTTACAATATTTTGCGCCAACGCCTCATTACCCAGGCCAGGAATCCGCGCCCCGGTGATTGTTGGGTGAGTGAAGTTTGTTTTCTGCCCCAGGCCGGCCATGAGATTGTGGCTCAAATGCTATCAGAAGCTGAGAAAAAAGGTAAAGGGAAGCTGCATTTATTTCTAAATACCGTTGTCAAAGATTTAACCATTAACCCCGTGGGAGCCGGAGAACAAGTTCAAGCAGTCAGAGCCATCCAACACCAACCCGCCCCCAATGCGCCACCCTTGAATACCTTGCTTTTATCTGAAACCCTGAAAGATTTTTATACGGAAGCGGATTCTGCCAATTTCACCAAAACGATCCTAAAGTTTACGCCCCCACCCACCCGCCCCTGGATCGTGATTGAAGCCACGGAAACGGGAGAACTCCTCGGCCTGGCTGATTTACCCTACAAATTGGGCATTGATCCGGTGGACGCACAAAACCCCTCTGCATCGAGCCAAACCCCCTACCCCTACTGCCCCCAGGCCTTCACCTATACCTTTGCGATGGCGGCCACAGGAGAACCCCAAACTCACATAAAGCCGGAGTTTTACCCGCAATTTGAACCCTTTTATAGCTTTGACTTACCCCGCTACAGCCAAGAACCAGAATTGGTATTTACCTATCGCCGCATTTACAGTGCCAAAGTCGGCCAAAACTTTCACTCAGTCACGCCTGGGGATATTTCCATGCAGAACTGGGGCGGTGGGAATGACTACGGGCCGGGGACTCCGGTTGATAACTGGATTTATACAAGGGCGCAACTCCAGGCCCAAGGACAACTCAATCCCGGTGATTGGCTCGGCGGTATTCGCACCGAAAGTTTAGCAGGGGGGGAAAAACTGGCCTTAGGCTATTTCTATTGGCTCTGGGGCGGCACCACGGATTCAAAGCTGACGGAACCCAAACGCCCCAATCCCTACTTACGCTATCTAGCTGGGTTGGACTCTCCTATGGGAACTGTGCATGGCCTGTCGAAATTCCCCTATGTTCGGGAGGGACGGCGGTTGATTGGCCGGTATGCCAGTGGATGGCCCCAAGGATTTCAGGTGAATGAGGTGGATATCTCCCGCCAAGACTACGCCAAAGACCCCTACTACCAAACTCAACTCCCACCGAGACTGTTTTCTGAGCTTGCCATGGGCCTGGGGGGCCTACAAGGACTTAAGGTAATGACGGGAGAACTGGCAATTCAAGACATGGCCTGGCGCACCCGCGCAAGACTCTATCCCGATAGTGTGGGGATTGGGCATTATCCAATTGATTTTCATCCCTGTATGTTAAAAAGTCCCCCGGAAAACCCAGGTAACATTGAACGGCCGGGTGAACGCCAAGGGGCAGCGGAAACCTATCCTTTTCAAATTCCCTTGCGGGCGATGATTCCCCCCCGGATTGATAATTTGATTGTTACAGGCAAGAATATTGCCGTTAGTCATATTGCCGCTGCTGCCTATCGAGTCCAGGCCTATGAGTGGTCAGCCGGAGCCGGAGCCGGAACAGCCGCAGCATTTGTCTTGAAACGGAACCTGTTACCGCCGGACTTAATTCAACCCCTACCCCTGGAAAGCAAACCCTTAACTCAACTCCAACAGCACTTGATAGCCAATGATAACCCGATTGCCTTTCCCGGAATGTCAATTTTTAACGATAACTGGCAGGCCTGGCCTTGAGCCCTGTTGGCCAAATTCCATATTCGGGGAGCTTTTGTTCTGCAACAATAGTTTCTACTCTGTATAATCGAAGGTATAGACACGGGGCTGTAACGGTTTCGACGTTCTTGTGAACCGGGTTCTATGATACAGGTCGAGAGCGAACTCCCTCTCGCAAATCAAGAGTTCAAAAAAATGTAACTGCGAACAACATCGTTCCTTTTGCTCGTAAAGCTGCTGCTGTAGCCTAAATACCACTCTTTTGGTTCGAGCATCTATAGTCTGACTCCGTTAAAGATTATAGATTAACCCCCCAACGGATGCTTTAGTTACTGCTCTCGGGGACAGTAATTAACCAAGACCCTCTCTGAGAATCCTACTGTTCGGAATAAGGAGCAGTTCCCGCCTCAGGATTAGAAAGGCTAAACCTGTGAATGAGTAGGACACTTAATAACTTGGGCGGACACGGGTTCGACTCCCGTCAGCTCCATCTAAATACCATCCGCAATTGCCTAATTCTTGCTAATGGGCTTGAGCGATTTTATGCGGTCTAAACAATTGAGTCAATAACACTAGGACTCTGCTCGCTATTCAGGGACACCATGTCGGGGTTTTTTACCGCGCCACAGTAATCGGATGGGTGTTCCCTTAAAACCCAATTGTTCCCGAAACTGTTTTTCTAAATAGCGGCGGTAATTGTCCTTAAATAGCTTGGTATCGTTGACAAAAATAGCCATGGTTGGGGGTTGAGTACTGACTTGGGTGGCATAATACACTTTCCCTTGACGACCTTGGCGGGTTGCAGGCGGGCTATGCCCATTGACGGCATCTTGAACAACTTCATTCACCACAGCGGTACTCACCCGGCGGCGATGTTGCTCTACGGCCTGGTTCACAAAGTCAAAAACCTTATCAACTCGCTGTCCGGTTAAGGCACTGACAAAAATTGCCTCAGCCCAATCCACAAAATTGAGGCGTTGATAGACACGATGACGGTAATCATTGATTGTATAGGTATCTTTTTCGACCGCATCCCACTTGTTCACGACCAGCACACAGGCCCGCCCCTGTTCCGCAATATGTCCAGCCAGCCGTTGATCTTGTTCCGTAATATCTTCTAGGGCATCTAAAATGAACAAGACTACATCCGCTCGATGGATGGCCTGGAAGGCGCGATGCACCCCAAACATTTCTGGGCCGTAGTCCACACTTTTGCGCCGCCGAATCCCGGCCGTATCAATTAAGCGATAGGTTTGACCATCCCGCTCCACAACCGTATCAATCGCATCCCGAGTGGTTCCAGAAATTGGACTAACAATGGCCCGCTCAGCCCCTAGAAAGGCATTAAGTAGGCTAGATTTACCCACATTGGGACGGCCCGCAATCGCAACGCGAATTTCCTCAGCAGTAATTTCGGGATCAGTCGGTGGAATATAGTCCAGGAGTTGATCTAGAAGTTCGCCAGTGCCACTGCCATGAATACTGGAAATCGGATAGGGTTCCCCCAGGCCCAGTTGCCAAAATTCTGCCGCTTGGGCCAGGCCTTGCTGGGGAGATTCACATTTATTCACAGCAAGTAAAACAGGCACGGGTTGCTGTCGGAGCCAAGCGGCAATTTCTAAATCCAGGGCTGTTGGGCCAATTTGACCATCCACCATGAAGATGGCGACTTTAGCTTCATTGAGGGCAACTATCGCTTGCTGGCGAATTAGGGGTAAAAATTCACTGTCATCCCCAAAAACTAGGCCCCCGGTATCTACAACCACAAATTCCCGATCTTGCCAAAAGGCTGGCCGATAGGTGCGGTCGCGGGTCACACCCGGTTGGTCATGGACAATTGAAGCCATTTCTCCCGTGAGCCGATTGACTAGGGTAGATTTACCAACATTAGGACGGCCGACAATGGCCACAATCGGAAGACTCATAGAAAAATTTGCCGGAAAAGGGTTTGGTCATAGCGAGGCCTGGAAGAGGCGCAATGGATCTAGTATCCTAACGCTTTTAGCTCCAACTCGGTTTGAGGGTATCAGTCACAATTAAAACCTTATAGGTTGAATTTAGGACTACCCCTCCACCCTCGAAGAATTAGTTTTTTAACAAGAAAGGTAATGTTGTATCGGGTTGTTGCCAGTCATTAAAGTGCTGCTTTCAAAACCTCAGCCTTATCAGTTTTTTCCCAAGGTAAATCCAAATCATTCCGGCCAAAGTGACCATAGGCAGCCACATCTTGATAGAACCGGCCCCCGCGCTCACTGGGCAAAGTCTGTAAGCCAAAGGCTTGAATCATTCCCGCTGGTCTGAGTTCAAAGTGTTTTTCGACCAAATCCAGAAGAACTTGATTATCAACTTTCCCGGTGCCAAAGGTATCAATAAAAATACTCACCGGCCGAGCAACCCCAATGGCATAGCTGAGTTGGACTTCACATTTTTCCGCCAGGCCAGCCGCGACAATATTTTTAGCCACATACCGAGCAGCATAGGCCGCACTGCGATCTACTTTGGTTGGATCCTTGCCCGAAAATGCGCCCCCCCCATGTCGGGAATAGCCGCCGTAGGTATCGACAATAATTTTGCGCCCTGTTAAACCCGCATCTCCTTGGGGGCCGCCAATGACAAATTTCCCGGTCGGATTGACAAAAAAGCGAGTTTGGCTATCGGGTTTGAGGGCAATATCGGCGAAGATGGGCTGAACCACATAATCCCAAAGATCCGTTTTAATCCTGGCCTGGATGGCTTTATCGTCAGTAATGTCGTCAATGGTGGCCGTGTGCTGAGTTGAAATCAGAATTGTATCAATCCCCACCGGCTGACCCTCTTCATAAATGACCGTGACTTGGGTTTTCCCATCTGGGCGGAGGTAGGGGAGTTTTCCTTCTTTGCGAACTTCAGCTAGTCTCCGAGCGGCACGGTGGGCCAAACTAATCGGCAAAGGCATTAATTCTGGGGTTTCGTTGCAGGCATAACCAAACATAATGCCTTGATCACCTGCGCCAATTTGGTCGAGTTCTGACTCACTTAAGGCTTCCCGCCGTTCTTGGGCAGAATCAACCCCTTGGGCAATATCTGGGGACTGGCGATCCAAGGCCGTGAGTACCGTACAGCTATGGGCCGCAAACCCGTTATCAGCATCGGTGTAGCCAATTTCGGCAATTTTATGGCGAACAATATCCACCAGATTGACATTAGCCAGGGTTGTCACTTCTCCAGTAATCAAGACCAGGCCCGTATTCACCACTACTTCTGCCGCCACTCGACTCCGAGAATCTTGGCTCAAGAGGGCATCTAAGATAGAGTCGGAAATCTGGTCACAAATTTTATCGGGGTGGCCTTCTGTAACCGATTCTGAGGTGAATAGATACCGCAATTCTGTGACTCCTTAACCGAGTATTTGTTTTTGCTCAAAATGATAAATTCACTCCGGGTGAAAATAATGGAGCGATCATGTATCAAAGGCTGATCCTGTCTTGAGTATGAGGGGAAATCTCAAAACCCTCAAGGCAAACTGTTTTTTGTTATACCCCGAGTTGATCGCCCCGCTTGTACTGCAAATAAGCCGCCACAAAGAGGCCAGCTAGGGTGACAGGAATTAGACCGAGAACAATACCACAAAGTAAAGGTTCAATCATGTTTTTTCATTGAAAGACTTTAATGAATCCGCCTAAGACGGTCTCAAGCTACTATAGCAGGGGTCGCGGTCGGTTTGTCGCAGAGATGCCCCCGCTGCTGCTGATTATTGTCAATACCCTGACTAGAGTCACTAGACTACCCCTAAGATAGAGGCTTATTGGTGCAATTAGACGACTGATTCAGAAGTAATATAGCGTTACTCATTCAGGGCTGGATAGGGGCAAGCCAGAAAATGCTTTATGGGTAGTCTTTTTAAGATTTCTACTCCCTCAGAACAGTCTGCCTAACGCTATCGCCTTGAATATCACCTCAATACCCAATGTGTCATTGACAAAAATCCAGGCACCTGATTTGGTCTTCACCCCCTCAAGACATCTGACCGCTTTATCTAGTCAACCCACCTAATTCCTATGCCTAGTCCATCGTCTCGCTCGCCCAGTCAACCTCCCTATTTTGCCCGTCTTTGGCAGGGATGGTCTGTTTGGTGGCGGCCCTGGCAGAACATTGACTGGCTTTTAATGGGAGCGGTAGTCAGTCTCCTCTTAATTGGAGTCGTGTCCATTTACAGCATTGATTTCAATAAAGGTGAGATGAACTGGCTCGATCATTTGATCACGGCTGGGGTGGCGTTGATCACCACTTTAGGGATTGCCCGTTGGCGCTATGATACGCTCCAGGCCTGGCATTGGTACACTTACGCGGCGACAAATCTGGCTTTGGTGGCTGTCTCTCTCTTTGGGGTTACGGCCTTGGGGGCCCAACGCTGGATTCAGATTGGCGGGTTTAATGTCCAGCCCTCAGAATTTGCCAAAGTCGGGGTTATCGTCACTGTGGCGGCCCTCTTAAATCGGCGACCGGCCAACAATTTGCTGGGGATTGCCCGAGTTGTGGGAGCCTTAATACTACCTATGGGCTTAATTTTAGCGCAACCTAACTTAGGGACAGCCTTAGTATTTGTGGCCATTACGGTGGGAATGCTCTATTGGGCCAACGCTCACGGGGGCTGGATTGTGTTGATGATTTCCCCTTTGGTTTCGGCGATTATCTTGGGTCTAGCATTGCCCTATAACCTTTCTCTGTGGCTGTGGCTGACCTGGGTGGCGGGCATGGCGATCTTGGCCTGGTGGTGTTTACCCTTGGGCTTGACAGGGGCGGTTGGGGCCGGGGTATTAAATTTAGCCAGTGGGGGCCTGGGGCAAGTCCTCTGGAATTTACTCCATGATTATCAAAAAGACCGAATTACCCTCTTTCTTAATCCTGACAAAGATCCCCTTGGGGGGGGCTATCATCTGATTCAGTCCCGGATTGCGGTGGGGGCCGGTGGCCTTTTAGGACGGGGCTTAAATCATGGGACTCAAACCCAATTGGGGTTCATTCCAGAGCAACATACGGACTTTATCTTCTCTGCCATTGGTGAGGAATTTGGCTTGCTTGGGACATTTTTGGTGTTAGCGTTGTTTTGGTTTATCTGTTTGCGGATTATTCAGATTGCCAACAGTGCCGCGGATGATTTTGGTTCCCTGATTGCTATTGGGATGTTCGCAATGATCATTTTCCAGGTGGTGATCAACATTGGCATGACCATTGGCCTTTCCCCTGTGACAGGGATCCCCTTACCTTGGTTGAGTTATGGCCGCTCATCCCTGATGGCCAATGCCATTGCCCTGGGCCTGGTGCAGTCAGTGGCTAATTTTCGTCCGCGTCAAACCAATCGCCGTCCCTAAGTTGGAGACTGTTCTAGGCTTAATTCCTCTGAGATGATACTGGCAATGACACAAGCCACTCTAGGCTAGACTATTATCTATCTTGTCACCACTCAACAAGGATATTTTGTTATGGCATCCCTAACTCAGACCTTGATTTTGCCCGGAACCATTGTGAAAGTGATTAATCCTGGGGATACCTACTATGGCTTTCAAGGCCTGGTGCAACGAATCACAGATGGGAAAGCAGCGGTTTTATTTGAAGGCGGTAATTGGGACAAGCTGGTGACATTTCGGCTGTCTGAGTTGGCCCCTCAAGAATTACCCAAGGGCAAGAAAAAGTAACTCTCCTCAGCTAATTCGACTCAAAACTAAGCCGGGACTAATTGGGAAGATTTAGCCACAAACCCGGCTTGATTTAGAGCTGAAACTGTTTTTTCATCGGACTCAACCCGGAACTGTGCCCCCAACCGGACATACTGGGCCTGGTGTTGATCCGTGATTCTAGCAATGATTGGGATTTTAGGAGTTTCTCCGGCCTGGGCTTTGAGAATTTCTGCAAGACGATGCTGGGCCTGGAGATCACTGGCCTGGGCTGGGGGGAGTTCCACCATAATCATCCGCACTTCTTCGATGGGTTCTGCATCTTCAATCACAAACTGCCGCCGATCATCTCGTTGATCCACTTTGCCCCAAACCATCAGTCGTCGATCTGCTGCTAGTAAGTGGCCAATCCGCTCAAATGTTCGTGGAAAAACCACTGCCTCTGTCTTACCCGTCAGATCTTCCATTTGGATTACAGCCATCCGATCTCCTTTTTTCGTCACAATCGGTTTTAGCTCCGTAATTAAAATAATGACACTCAGGCTTTGGTCTCCCTGCTGATCTAGGTCTCCGAGGCTGATTGGGGCCAACATCCGGGCGGCGGTTTGAACTCCTTTGAGGGGATGATCCGAAACATAAAAACCGAGCAGTTCTTTTTCCATCCGTAACTTATCGCCATCGGGTAAGTCCTCTACAGGGGGAGCTTTAGGAGCCGCTTTATAACTAGTAGTGGCTGTTTCTGCGGCTATCCCGCCCAATATATCAAACAGATTACCTTGCCCCACCGCCCGATCTTTGGCCCGCCCCTGGGCCCACTCCAGCACGAGTTCTAGATCATGGAGGAGTTGGTTACGGTTAGGTTCAATTTTGTCAAAGCCCCCAGACGAAATTAAGGCCTCCACCGCCCGTTTATTGGCGACCCGTGAATCGACCCGATCACAAAAATCGGCTAAGGATTGAAATTCTCCCCCTTCTTGACGGGCTGCCAAAATCGCCTCAATCGCAGCCAGGCCAACATTGCGAACCGCAGACAAGCCAAACAAGATACTTTGCCCAATCGGTGTAAAGTCCACGCCAGAGCAATTAATATCCGGTGGTTGAATCTCGATCCCCATCGTCATGCAGGTGGCTAGATAGCGTTGAACTTTATCTTGATCTCCACTGTTAGCGGTGAGGAGGGCCGCCATGTACTCCACAGGGTAGTGGGCCTTTAAGTAGGCAGTTTGGAAGGTGACATACCCGTAGGCGGTGGAGTGGGACTTATTAAAGCAATTGCTGGCCACCAGCCCCCCCCGAATCACAAAGTTATGATCTTGAGCTACGCCAATGTCATAGACCGGCTGAATTCCTAAACTGCAGCGACTAATAATTTTGACCATCATCGTTGTCCTTCGGTTAATGCCTTGGTTAGCTCAGGGGAAGTGCTTCACGACTAACAACTTAAAAACCCGATTGTTTCGGGGGTT is from Synechococcus sp. PCC 6312 and encodes:
- a CDS encoding form I ribulose bisphosphate carboxylase large subunit; amino-acid sequence: MSYAQKAPGKAGYKAGVQDYRLTYYTPDYTPKDTDILAAFRVTPQPGVPYEEAAAAVAAESSTGTWTTVWTDLLTDLDRYKGRCYDIESVPGEDNQFIAYIAYPLDLFEEGSVTNLLTSLVGNVFGFKALKALRLEDLRIPVAYLKTFQGPPHGIQVERDKINKYGRPLLGCTIKPKLGLSAKNYGRAVYECLRGGLDFTKDDENINSQPFQRWRDRFLFVADAIHKAQAETGEVKGHYLNVTAATCEEMLKRAEFAKELEMPIIMHDFLTGGFTANTTLAHWCRDNGVLLHIHRAMHAVIDRQKNHGIHFRVLAKCLRMSGGDHIHTGTVVGKLEGDKAITLGFIDLLRENYIEQDRSRGVYFTQDWASMGGVMAVASGGIHVWHMPALVEIFGDDSVLQFGGGTLGHPWGNAPGATANRVALEACVQARNEGRDLMREGGDIIREACKWSPELAAACELWKEIKFEFEAVDTV
- a CDS encoding chaperonin family protein RbcX, which produces MPNNICFSPLGLGQSMDVKHVAKETAKTLISYLTYQAVRTVIAQLDETDPPRSLWLQRFTTKERVQDGELYLQDLFQEKQDLAFRILTVREHLADQVADFLPEMLRTGIQKANLHQRCQQLERMTQVAPAPAPPEASSPTPADLTDSTHQPNS
- a CDS encoding ribulose bisphosphate carboxylase small subunit codes for the protein MKTLPKERRYETFSYLPPLSDAQIARQIQYTIDQGYHPCVEFNESSAAEIYYWTMWKLPLFDCSSPQEVLNEVQQCRSEYPNCYIRVVAFDNIKQCQVMSFIVHKPNQSGSGYRY
- a CDS encoding FAD-dependent oxidoreductase, giving the protein MGLVWSSARPGLGADRRSIDLTVTCDILVVGGGLAGVAATYESLLAGKTVCLTELTDWLGGQISAQGTAALDERPRQRELLYFSRGYNILRQRLITQARNPRPGDCWVSEVCFLPQAGHEIVAQMLSEAEKKGKGKLHLFLNTVVKDLTINPVGAGEQVQAVRAIQHQPAPNAPPLNTLLLSETLKDFYTEADSANFTKTILKFTPPPTRPWIVIEATETGELLGLADLPYKLGIDPVDAQNPSASSQTPYPYCPQAFTYTFAMAATGEPQTHIKPEFYPQFEPFYSFDLPRYSQEPELVFTYRRIYSAKVGQNFHSVTPGDISMQNWGGGNDYGPGTPVDNWIYTRAQLQAQGQLNPGDWLGGIRTESLAGGEKLALGYFYWLWGGTTDSKLTEPKRPNPYLRYLAGLDSPMGTVHGLSKFPYVREGRRLIGRYASGWPQGFQVNEVDISRQDYAKDPYYQTQLPPRLFSELAMGLGGLQGLKVMTGELAIQDMAWRTRARLYPDSVGIGHYPIDFHPCMLKSPPENPGNIERPGERQGAAETYPFQIPLRAMIPPRIDNLIVTGKNIAVSHIAAAAYRVQAYEWSAGAGAGTAAAFVLKRNLLPPDLIQPLPLESKPLTQLQQHLIANDNPIAFPGMSIFNDNWQAWP
- the der gene encoding ribosome biogenesis GTPase Der, which translates into the protein MSLPIVAIVGRPNVGKSTLVNRLTGEMASIVHDQPGVTRDRTYRPAFWQDREFVVVDTGGLVFGDDSEFLPLIRQQAIVALNEAKVAIFMVDGQIGPTALDLEIAAWLRQQPVPVLLAVNKCESPQQGLAQAAEFWQLGLGEPYPISSIHGSGTGELLDQLLDYIPPTDPEITAEEIRVAIAGRPNVGKSSLLNAFLGAERAIVSPISGTTRDAIDTVVERDGQTYRLIDTAGIRRRKSVDYGPEMFGVHRAFQAIHRADVVLFILDALEDITEQDQRLAGHIAEQGRACVLVVNKWDAVEKDTYTINDYRHRVYQRLNFVDWAEAIFVSALTGQRVDKVFDFVNQAVEQHRRRVSTAVVNEVVQDAVNGHSPPATRQGRQGKVYYATQVSTQPPTMAIFVNDTKLFKDNYRRYLEKQFREQLGFKGTPIRLLWRGKKPRHGVPE
- the metK gene encoding methionine adenosyltransferase; amino-acid sequence: MRYLFTSESVTEGHPDKICDQISDSILDALLSQDSRSRVAAEVVVNTGLVLITGEVTTLANVNLVDIVRHKIAEIGYTDADNGFAAHSCTVLTALDRQSPDIAQGVDSAQERREALSESELDQIGAGDQGIMFGYACNETPELMPLPISLAHRAARRLAEVRKEGKLPYLRPDGKTQVTVIYEEGQPVGIDTILISTQHTATIDDITDDKAIQARIKTDLWDYVVQPIFADIALKPDSQTRFFVNPTGKFVIGGPQGDAGLTGRKIIVDTYGGYSRHGGGAFSGKDPTKVDRSAAYAARYVAKNIVAAGLAEKCEVQLSYAIGVARPVSIFIDTFGTGKVDNQVLLDLVEKHFELRPAGMIQAFGLQTLPSERGGRFYQDVAAYGHFGRNDLDLPWEKTDKAEVLKAAL
- the petG gene encoding cytochrome b6-f complex subunit V → MIEPLLCGIVLGLIPVTLAGLFVAAYLQYKRGDQLGV
- the rodA gene encoding rod shape-determining protein RodA, producing the protein MPSPSSRSPSQPPYFARLWQGWSVWWRPWQNIDWLLMGAVVSLLLIGVVSIYSIDFNKGEMNWLDHLITAGVALITTLGIARWRYDTLQAWHWYTYAATNLALVAVSLFGVTALGAQRWIQIGGFNVQPSEFAKVGVIVTVAALLNRRPANNLLGIARVVGALILPMGLILAQPNLGTALVFVAITVGMLYWANAHGGWIVLMISPLVSAIILGLALPYNLSLWLWLTWVAGMAILAWWCLPLGLTGAVGAGVLNLASGGLGQVLWNLLHDYQKDRITLFLNPDKDPLGGGYHLIQSRIAVGAGGLLGRGLNHGTQTQLGFIPEQHTDFIFSAIGEEFGLLGTFLVLALFWFICLRIIQIANSAADDFGSLIAIGMFAMIIFQVVINIGMTIGLSPVTGIPLPWLSYGRSSLMANAIALGLVQSVANFRPRQTNRRP
- a CDS encoding NAD(P)H dehydrogenase subunit NdhS, whose product is MILPGTIVKVINPGDTYYGFQGLVQRITDGKAAVLFEGGNWDKLVTFRLSELAPQELPKGKKK